ACGGGACACTGCGCCCCGCACAGGAAGTACCCGCAGCTGCACCGACCGAAGAGGACACCGCCGCACCGGAACCATCTCCTGTGCAACCCGTAACACGGGAAAAAGCGCAGAGGGAAAGTGGACGCCGGAAAAGGCAGGACGAGGACTACAACGAGCTATTCCTGCGCCGCAACGAGATAAAGACCCGCCAATGTGTCTATATCAGCCGTGACGTCCACGGCAAGATCCTCAGAATCGTGAACGACATCGCCGGAGGGGAAATCTCAGTAGGCGGATATGTGGATACCGTGCTGCGCCAGCATCTGGAACAGCACAAGGAGAGAATCAACGAACTGTACAAGAAACAACGTGAAGATCTGATTTGAAAATGGAAAAAGAAATGACACCGAATGAAAAAAGACCACAGCAAGACTGCGGAGGTATGTTTACCCAAGTGCAGGCGAGTGTGGAAATACTGTCGCCTGTCCCGGTAAGCGGCAAATGCAGTGAGAAGGACTATGAACGCCTGTTCATCCGCGACCCGGAAGTAAAGGCACGTGAGGGGAAGATGGCGTATGTGCGCCCGGAGTACCACGAGCGTATCATGCGTATCACCCGTGTAATCGGGCATGACCGGCTTACGCTGTCCGCTTACATCGACCATGTGCTGACGCACCACTTCAACCAGTGCGAAGATGCGATAAAGAGCCTTTATGCCCGAAATTACAATTCAGTATTCTAACCAAAAACGGAAGGATATGAATTACACAATCAGCATGACAGACATTCTGCTGGCGGTATCGGTCGGCTGCAACCTCTGGTTCCTGTTCCTGCTCCTTTACGAGCGCATCATGGACACGCGGATTGTCCGCTTCTTCAAGGGCATTGTCGGATTATGGCGGTCACTGGACGGGAATGAGGCTAAACGCATAGCGGCACACGAGGAAGTCCCTGCGGAAAAGGCGGACATCATCGGCAAGAGCCGTTTCAGGATGGCATCCACCCGGACAACCGCTGCCATACCGACGCAAGAAGCCGCCACTATTGAAAAAGGCATTGAGCTGTCGGAGGAAGAGGCTACTTTTGACGACGGAAAAACGGGAAACGCATCCCGCCCGGCACAAGTCCCGGAGGAAAAACTCGATGAGACCTTCACGAGCATACCGCCGGAGGAAC
The Bacteroides caecimuris DNA segment above includes these coding regions:
- a CDS encoding DUF3408 domain-containing protein; protein product: MGSRKVNTEGIDEELLLASIGRRTQDGTLRPAQEVPAAAPTEEDTAAPEPSPVQPVTREKAQRESGRRKRQDEDYNELFLRRNEIKTRQCVYISRDVHGKILRIVNDIAGGEISVGGYVDTVLRQHLEQHKERINELYKKQREDLI
- a CDS encoding DUF3408 domain-containing protein; its protein translation is MEKEMTPNEKRPQQDCGGMFTQVQASVEILSPVPVSGKCSEKDYERLFIRDPEVKAREGKMAYVRPEYHERIMRITRVIGHDRLTLSAYIDHVLTHHFNQCEDAIKSLYARNYNSVF